A segment of the Marinobacter arenosus genome:
CAGAGCAGGAAGCGCTCCGGCCGCTCCGATCCGGCAATCAGACCATCTCCGCCATACAGGCGCCCACCGGAGTGGGAGCGCCCCCTGAGCCCATCGAGTGGCTCCATGCGGTAGCTGCTCGTATTCCCCGGGGTGGCGGCATACTGGGCCCGGTCGTCAACGCCAACCAACTGATGATCGCCGGCAGATAGTGACAGCATCGGGGCCTCAACGCGCTCCGGCACGGTCCCCAGCAGCCAGAGCTGCTCGGCCTCGAAATCCACCGCCGGGTTTGGCGCCAGGCCATTGCCGACCAACAGCCATTGGTGGTAGCAACCGCAGGGGTGGATGGTGTCGTACACCAGGGCCTGACCGTTCTCACCCAGGGTGACCCGCCAGACGAATCCATCAAGGGCGCCGGCGTAGATGTCCAGCCAGCTTTCCGCCGGTCGGGACGGGAACCACAGAAGGTAAACCAGTTGGGGCTGGACGCGACCATCCTGGTAGGTCATACCGAGGTGGGTAAAGACCAACGGCTCCGGTCGAAACGTCAGACGTCCCTCCCCAATGCGCCCGGGAATGCCCGGCAGGTCATTGCGATCCCGGGTCTCTATGCGCCACACGGGCGCGTGGCGCTGAAAAAGCGCCCTGCGGGTTTCACCACTCAGCACCGGGATTCCCAGGCTGTCCCGCTCGAACCCGTCGATGCGGACCGGCGCATGGTCACTGACCTTCGCGGGCCGATACACCCTCCAGTCGGCGTCAGGACGGTAGTTCTCGAACGCCTGCCCCAGCTCAGTCATGGTTACGGTGGCCCGCCATCGCACAATCAGCGAGACCAGCGGATACAGGCCCAGAACCTGGGCACCGGTGCTGTAGCTGTCGGGCACCTCCGCGGCCTCCGCCAGCTGCGGCCAGTATTCGGGGTCCGAAGCCAGCTGCCCGCGCGCCCGTTCGGCGCAGTCAGCCAGACCATCCAGCCACTGGGACGCACCCTCTGGCCCACCCTGCATCTCGTATCGCCAGGCAGTCGCCGCCTTCGCCTGTGCACGGGTCAGCCAATCCCGACGCTGAGACGACGACAATTCAGTGAGATCAAAACTGGCAAGAAAGCGGTCGACCCGCAGGTAGGGAAAGCCGGGCGGTGACCAATCCTGGGCGTCGAAACGCCCTTCATCAGCAACCTGGTTGCGCCAGCGTAGGAACTGGCGATCGCAGGCGTCAGACACCGCAACGGCGGGAACGGACGAGTACTGGCGGGTTGCGCACCCCGCCATCACCACCGGCAACAGCACTACCCACAAAAGGAACCAGCAGCAACGTCCCATGACGCGTCACCATTGTCGACATGCTTTCTCGTTTGAAGGGAAAACGTGCCGGATGGTTCCCTCCTGCCCGAAGGCAGGAATGGCATCAATGCATCAGGGTGTAGAGCTTGCGCCGGTAGGTGCGGACGTCCGGATTGTTGTTACCCAGCTTGTCGAACAGTTCGATCAGGGTTGTTTTGGCCGCCTCGTCCTTGTACTTGCTGTCGACCTGCATGAGCCGGATCAGCAACTCCATGGCCTGCGCGTTGTTTTCCAGCAGAACGTGGTGCAGCGCCAGCTGGTGCAAGGCATTCGGATCCTTGGGGTCCTGCTCCAGGGCCATTTCCAGGTCCTTGATCGGCGGCAGCTCCGCCGACTGCTTCAAGAACTTCACCCGGGCCGCCAGCTGCCTGGCCTGATGCTGCATCTTCTCTTCCGGCGGAAGGCTCTCAAGCACTTGCTCCGCGGTTTCCAGATCGCCCATCTCGGCTTTCAGCTGGGCCAGGTCAATCAACACTTTCAGATTTTCGGGATCCTTCCGGTTGAGCTCAGACAGAATGGCCAGGGCACCATCGACGTCACCGCCCTCCCAAAGACGATGGGCCTTGTCATAAGGGTCTTCTTCGGGCGCTTCAACATGCTTGTCCAGCACCTTGCGGATTTCACCCTCCGGCAGGGCGCCGTTAAAGCCATCCACCGCCTGACCGTTCTTGACCAGAATGATGGTGGGCAGGCTTCGAACGCCCAGACTGGAGGTCAGTTCCTGCTGCTCGTCCGCGTTCACCTTGGCGAGCAGGAAACCACCCTGGTAGTCATTGGCCAGCTTCTCCAGAACCGGCGTCAGCTGTTTGCAGGGCGCACACCATTCGGCCCAGACGTCCACCAGGATCGGGGTGGTCGCCGAGGCGTCCATCACTTGCTGCTGGAAGTTTTCCATGGTGGCATCAAAGATATAGGGAGAATCGCTCATCCATTGCACCTGCGTTGTCGGAAGATTCATCGGAACTGCCTCAGGACATGGGGCCAGAGCGCCAAAAATCAAGCATCTGCCATCACAAGGCCAAATCCTTGAAATAGCCGTAACTGCCGTTACATAAGCTAGTAGATACGATTCCCCCAACTTTTCCCCATGGATACTTCACGGCATGAATGACGAACATCGCACAGAGTCGCTTGAGGAATTCGAAGAAGACCTGACTGAGTACATCGGTAAGGATGAGCACAGCAAGAGCCTCGCCCTGCCCCAGCAAATGATGCCAACGCGCATGTATGTGCTGCCGGTCTCCAACCGGCCCTTCTTCCCGGCCCAGGTCCAGCCGATCATGGTCAACCAGGATCCCTGGCAGGAAACCCTCAAGCGCGTGGGCGAGACCGACCACCGGGTGCTCGGGATCTGTTTTGTGGAAGAGCACGATGCCGAACAGGGCATTCCCGCCAGCGAACAACTGGAAACCATGGGCTGCGCCGTCCGCGTGCACCACGCCCAGAATGAAGGCGGCAAGGTCCAGTTTATCGCCCAGGGCCTGCAACGCTTTCGCATCGTCCAGTGGCTCCGGCGCAAACCACCCTATCTGGTGGAGGTGGAGTACCCGCGGGAACCGAAAGAAGCCCCCGATGAGCTGAAGGCGTACACCCTCGCCATCATCAGTACCATCAAGGAGCTGCTGCGCACCAACCCGCTCTATGGCGAGGAGGTCAAGCAATACCTGTCCCGGTTCGGGCCCGATGACAGTTCACCCCTGGCTGATTTCGGCGCATCCATGACCAGCGCACCGGGCAACGAACTCCAGGATGTGCTCGACACGGTACCCCTGCTCCGGCGCATGGAGAAGGTACTGCTGCTGATGCGCAAGGAGCAGGAAGTGGCCCGCCTGCAGTCGGAAATCAGCGAGGAGGTCAACGCCAAGGTCCAGAAACACCAGCGTGAATTCTTCCTGAAGGAGCAGCTCAAGGTCATCCAGCGCGAGCTTGGCATGGCCAAGGACGACAAAACGGCGGACGTCGAACGCTTCGAAGAACGCATGGCCAGCTTGAATCCGCCCGAAGCCGTGCAGGAACGTTTCAGGGACGAAGTCCAGAAGCTGCAGGTGCTCGAACAGGGTTCTCCGGAATACGGTGTTACCCGCAACTACCTCGACTGGCTGACCCAGGTACCCTGGGGCGTGTATTCCAAGGACCATTTTGATCTGGCGGAAGCCCGTCGCATCCTGGACCAGGACCACGACGGGCTCGACGACGTCAAGGACCGCATTATCGAGTTCCTGGCGGAAGGCACCTTCAAGGGTGAAGTCAGCGGCTCGAT
Coding sequences within it:
- the trxA gene encoding thioredoxin, encoding MSDSPYIFDATMENFQQQVMDASATTPILVDVWAEWCAPCKQLTPVLEKLANDYQGGFLLAKVNADEQQELTSSLGVRSLPTIILVKNGQAVDGFNGALPEGEIRKVLDKHVEAPEEDPYDKAHRLWEGGDVDGALAILSELNRKDPENLKVLIDLAQLKAEMGDLETAEQVLESLPPEEKMQHQARQLAARVKFLKQSAELPPIKDLEMALEQDPKDPNALHQLALHHVLLENNAQAMELLIRLMQVDSKYKDEAAKTTLIELFDKLGNNNPDVRTYRRKLYTLMH